A part of Paenibacillus sp. IHBB 10380 genomic DNA contains:
- a CDS encoding GNAT family N-acetyltransferase, with the protein MTYTLYDTAHNIFIRPLQVSDVEALLAIRLNTRKAYEPFEPKRAEAFYTLHEQRQLILSREEDRLLDRAYMFGIFTSDAELIGQVTISNVVRGVGQYADVGYLIDLIHQGKGYMTAALGLALQYAFEALRLHRVQAVILPINQPSRRVLEKSGFQREGVARRFLRINDQWQDHETFAILEEEYLDLYSQQKDPPSI; encoded by the coding sequence ATGACTTATACTCTATATGATACAGCCCATAATATATTTATCCGTCCATTACAGGTGTCAGATGTTGAAGCCTTATTGGCTATACGCTTGAATACTCGTAAAGCTTACGAACCCTTTGAACCTAAACGAGCCGAAGCATTCTACACCCTCCATGAGCAAAGACAACTCATTCTAAGCCGCGAAGAGGACAGGCTGCTTGACCGAGCCTATATGTTTGGAATATTCACATCTGATGCAGAACTGATTGGACAAGTAACGATATCGAATGTGGTACGTGGTGTTGGCCAGTATGCCGATGTCGGTTATTTGATAGACCTGATCCATCAGGGTAAAGGATACATGACAGCCGCACTAGGACTAGCTCTCCAGTATGCTTTTGAGGCACTTAGACTTCATCGAGTACAAGCTGTCATTCTTCCGATCAACCAACCTTCACGACGTGTATTAGAGAAGTCAGGGTTTCAACGTGAAGGTGTCGCGCGACGTTTCTTACGAATAAATGATCAATGGCAAGATCATGAAACCTTTGCCATTCTTGAAGAAGAGTATCTAGATCTTTATTCACAACAAAAAGACCCACCTAGTATTTGA